From Triticum aestivum cultivar Chinese Spring chromosome 4A, IWGSC CS RefSeq v2.1, whole genome shotgun sequence, a single genomic window includes:
- the LOC123081808 gene encoding leucoanthocyanidin reductase-like isoform X1, translating into MAPCEEEEVPRPGPALIVGATGYIGRFVAEACLDSGRRTFILVRPGNACPARAASVDALQRKGALVVEGRVDGKDGGRSVETALRAHGVEVVISVMGGANILDQLGLIKAIQAAGTVKRFLPSEFGHDVDRARPVGAGLGFYEEKRRVRRAAEAAGVPYTYICCNSIAGWPYFDNMHPSEVRPPLDRFQIYGDGTVRAFFVAGTDIGKFTVKAAYDARSVNKVVHFRPACNLLSTNEMACLWESKIGRTLPRVTLSKEDLLAMAAEDIIPESIVASLTHDIFINGCQTNFGIDGSRDVEVSSLYPDIPFRTIDECFDDYAHGLHLEEEAEESKKSNAPMVERLAVYPTCA; encoded by the exons ATGGCGCCTTGTGAGGAAGAGGAAGTGCCTCGTCCCGGCCCGGCACTCATCGTGGGCGCCACCGGCTACATCGGTCGCTTCGTGGCGGAGGCCTGCCTCGACAGCGGGCGCAGGACCTTCATCCTCGTCCGCCCCGGCAACGCCTGCCCCGCGCGCGCGGCCTCCGTCGACGCGCTCCAGCGCAAAGGCGCCTTGGTCGTCGAG GGCCGCGTCGACGGGAAAGACGGCGGGAGGTCCGTGGAGACGGCGCTCCGCGCGCACGGCGTCGAGGTGGTGATCTCGGTGATGGGCGGCGCCAACATCCTCGACCAGCTCGGCCTCATCAAAGCCATCCAAGCCGCCGGCACCGTCAAG AGGTTTCTGCCGTCGGAGTTCGGGCACGACGTGGACAGGGCGCGCCCGGTGGGGGCCGGGCTGGGGTTCTACGAGGAGAAGCGGCGcgtccggcgggcggcggaggcggccggcgtGCCCTACACCTACATCTGCTGCAACTCCATCGCCGGCTGGCCCTACTTCGACAACATGCACCCGTCCGAGGTGCGCCCGCCGCTCGACCGCTTCCAGATCTACGGCGATGGCACCGTCAGAG CGTTCTTCGTGGCTGGAACTGACATTGGCAAGTTCACGGTCAAGGCCGCGTACGACGCCCGGAGCGTCAACAAGGTCGTCCACTTCCGCCCCGCCTGCAATCTCCTCAGCACCAACGAGATGGCCTGCCTCTGGGAGAGCAAGATCGGCCGCACACTGCCGCGCGTCACGCTTAGCAAGGAGGACTTGCTCGCCATGGCTGCGG AAGACATCATCCCGGAGAGCATAGTCGCTTCGCTCACGCACGACATCTTTATAAACGGCTGCCAGACCAACTTCGGCATCGACGGGTCGAGAGACGTTGAAGTATCAAGCCTTTACCCTGACATTCCATTCAGGACAATTGACGAATGCTTCGACGACTACGCTCATGGCCTCCACCTGGAAGAAGAAGCTGAAGAGAGCAAGAAAAGTAACGCGCCGATGGTGGAAAGATTGGCAGTTTATCCTACGTGTGCTTAG
- the LOC123081808 gene encoding leucoanthocyanidin reductase-like isoform X2, with amino-acid sequence MAPCEEEEVPRPGPALIVGATGYIGRFVAEACLDSGRRTFILVRPGNACPARAASVDALQRKGALVVEGRVDGKDGGRSVETALRAHGVEVVISVMGGANILDQLGLIKAIQAAGTVKRFLPSEFGHDVDRARPVGAGLGFYEEKRRVRRAAEAAGVPYTYICCNSIAGWPYFDNMHPSEVRPPLDRFQIYGDGTVRAFFVAGTDIGKFTVKAAYDARSVNKVVHFRPACNLLSTNEMACLWESKIGRTLPRVTLSKEDLLAMAADIIPESIVASLTHDIFINGCQTNFGIDGSRDVEVSSLYPDIPFRTIDECFDDYAHGLHLEEEAEESKKSNAPMVERLAVYPTCA; translated from the exons ATGGCGCCTTGTGAGGAAGAGGAAGTGCCTCGTCCCGGCCCGGCACTCATCGTGGGCGCCACCGGCTACATCGGTCGCTTCGTGGCGGAGGCCTGCCTCGACAGCGGGCGCAGGACCTTCATCCTCGTCCGCCCCGGCAACGCCTGCCCCGCGCGCGCGGCCTCCGTCGACGCGCTCCAGCGCAAAGGCGCCTTGGTCGTCGAG GGCCGCGTCGACGGGAAAGACGGCGGGAGGTCCGTGGAGACGGCGCTCCGCGCGCACGGCGTCGAGGTGGTGATCTCGGTGATGGGCGGCGCCAACATCCTCGACCAGCTCGGCCTCATCAAAGCCATCCAAGCCGCCGGCACCGTCAAG AGGTTTCTGCCGTCGGAGTTCGGGCACGACGTGGACAGGGCGCGCCCGGTGGGGGCCGGGCTGGGGTTCTACGAGGAGAAGCGGCGcgtccggcgggcggcggaggcggccggcgtGCCCTACACCTACATCTGCTGCAACTCCATCGCCGGCTGGCCCTACTTCGACAACATGCACCCGTCCGAGGTGCGCCCGCCGCTCGACCGCTTCCAGATCTACGGCGATGGCACCGTCAGAG CGTTCTTCGTGGCTGGAACTGACATTGGCAAGTTCACGGTCAAGGCCGCGTACGACGCCCGGAGCGTCAACAAGGTCGTCCACTTCCGCCCCGCCTGCAATCTCCTCAGCACCAACGAGATGGCCTGCCTCTGGGAGAGCAAGATCGGCCGCACACTGCCGCGCGTCACGCTTAGCAAGGAGGACTTGCTCGCCATGGCTGCGG ACATCATCCCGGAGAGCATAGTCGCTTCGCTCACGCACGACATCTTTATAAACGGCTGCCAGACCAACTTCGGCATCGACGGGTCGAGAGACGTTGAAGTATCAAGCCTTTACCCTGACATTCCATTCAGGACAATTGACGAATGCTTCGACGACTACGCTCATGGCCTCCACCTGGAAGAAGAAGCTGAAGAGAGCAAGAAAAGTAACGCGCCGATGGTGGAAAGATTGGCAGTTTATCCTACGTGTGCTTAG